GAGAAATTCCTGAACATGCAAATTGATTGCCGCAACTACGCCTACGAGCACGGGACAGATATGCCAGAATTTGCCAACTGGCGCTGGCCGTTCTAGTCGCTCCACAAAGGGGGAGAAGTGCGTTTTGTTGCTGGCTTTTCCCCCTTTTTTGTCCTGATTAGGGGCAGGAGGAACGGGGATGAAAGTGGCCGTATTTAGCACCAAATCCTACGACAGGCAATTTCTAGACGCCGCTAACCGGGAAGCGGGTCATCAACTCGTTTACTACGACGTGAAATTAGACGCGAGTACAGCAACCTTGGCGGGGGACGCCCAGGGCGTGTGTGTGTTTGTCCACGATGTGCTCGACCGGGAGACCCTCAGCATTTTGCATCGCCAGGGGGTGAAACTGATTGCCCTGCGGTGTACGGGGTTCAATAACGTGGACTTGCAGGCGGCGGCGGAATTGGGATTAACCGTTGTGCGGGTCACGGCCTATTCCCCCTACTCGGTCGCTGAACATGCCATCGGTTTGATTCTCACCCTGAGCCGGAAATATCACCGGGCCTATAACCGGGTGCGGGAGGGTAATTTTTCGTTAGAGGGATTACTCGGGTTTGACTTGCACGCGCGCACGGTCGGGGTCATCGGCACTGGGAAAATCGGCATGGTATTTGCGGAAATTCTCCAGGGGTTTGGTTGTCGCCTGCTTGGTTACGATGTTTATCCCAACGACCGTTTTCCGCAGCTCAAAAACGCCCGCTACGTCATGCTCGACGAACTGTATGCCCAATCGGACATTATTTCGCTGCATTGTCCCCTGTTGCCAGAAACCTATCACCTGATTGACCAGAGGGCGCTGGACAAGATGAAGCCCGGTGTGATACTGATTAACGTCAGTCGGGGGGCGTTGATTGACACGCGGGCGATGATTGACGGGCTGAAGTCGGGGAAAATTGGGGCGCTCGGTCTGGATGTGTACGAAGAGGAAGAAAATTTGTTCTTCCAGGACCTATCCACTCAAATTATCCAAGACGACTTGTTTCAACGGCTGTTGACCTTCCCCAATGTGATTGTGACTGGTCATCAAGCCTTTTTTACCCGCGAAGCATTAACGGAGATTGCCACTACGACCATTGCCAACTTGAGCGATTTTGAGGCCGGTCGTCTCTGTCCCCACGAGATTCGCTACACTCCTAAAACTGCGTAGCCAACTGTGAGGTCGAGCCATGAATATCCGCACCGTTTTAACCCAACCGTTTGCGGGTCAGAAACCGGGCACATCGGGACTCCGTAAACCCACTGCCACTTTTCAGCAGCGCCATTATTTAGAAAATTTCATCCAGTCTATTTTCAACACGCTTCCCGACCGGCAAGGTGCCACGCTGGTGCTAGGGGGTGACGGTCGCTTTTATAACCGCACGGCCATTCAAACCATTTTGAAAATGTGTGCAGCCAACGGCATCGGTCGGGTGCTAGTGGGCCGGGGCGGGATTCTTTCGACACCAGCGGCGTCTTGTCTGATTCGCAAGTATCACGCCTTGGGGGGTATTATTCTCTCGGCCAGTCACAATCCAGGCGGACCCAACGGCGATTTTGGGGTGAAATTTAATACCAGCAATGGGGGGCCGGCACCAGAAAAAGTAACCAACCAAATTTATGAATACACCCAAAAAATTGAGGCCTATTGCATCTTGGAAGCAAATGATATTGACCTGGACCGATTAGGGCCAACTCGTTTGGGCAATATGCAGGTGGAAGTGATTGATCCGGTGGATGATTACGCCCAATTGATGCAGCAATTATTTGACTTTGACCGCCTGCGGGAGTTGCTCACCAATGGCCAATTCCGCATGTGTTTTGACGCCATGAATGCGGTGACGGGCCCCTACGCCCATCGCATTTTGGAAGAAATGTTAGGGGCGCCAGCGGGAACCGTGATCCGGGGCACGCCGTTGGAGGATTTTGGCGGCGGTCATCCCGACCCTAACTTGGTCTATGCGCGGGAGTTGGTGGACTTGATGTTTAAGGAAGATGGCCCCGACTTTGGCGCGGCGTCGGACGGAGATGGGGACCGGAATATGATTTTGGGGCGGCAATGTTTCGTCAGTCCCAGCGATAGTTTGGCCTTGTTAACGGCCTATGCGCGATTGGTGCCGGGGTATCAAGCAGGCTTGGCTGGGGTTGCCCGCTCGATGCCAACGAGTCAAGCGGTGGACCGGGTGGCAAAAAAATTGGGCATTGCCTGTTACGAAACGCCGACGGGCTGGAAGTTTTTTGGCAATTTGCTCGATGCAGGCAAAGTCACCCTGTGCGGCGAGGAAAGCTTCGGCACTGGGTCCAATCACGTGCGGGAAAAAGAT
The nucleotide sequence above comes from Gloeomargarita sp. SKYB120. Encoded proteins:
- a CDS encoding 2-hydroxyacid dehydrogenase, with amino-acid sequence MKVAVFSTKSYDRQFLDAANREAGHQLVYYDVKLDASTATLAGDAQGVCVFVHDVLDRETLSILHRQGVKLIALRCTGFNNVDLQAAAELGLTVVRVTAYSPYSVAEHAIGLILTLSRKYHRAYNRVREGNFSLEGLLGFDLHARTVGVIGTGKIGMVFAEILQGFGCRLLGYDVYPNDRFPQLKNARYVMLDELYAQSDIISLHCPLLPETYHLIDQRALDKMKPGVILINVSRGALIDTRAMIDGLKSGKIGALGLDVYEEEENLFFQDLSTQIIQDDLFQRLLTFPNVIVTGHQAFFTREALTEIATTTIANLSDFEAGRLCPHEIRYTPKTA
- a CDS encoding alpha-D-glucose phosphate-specific phosphoglucomutase; this encodes MNIRTVLTQPFAGQKPGTSGLRKPTATFQQRHYLENFIQSIFNTLPDRQGATLVLGGDGRFYNRTAIQTILKMCAANGIGRVLVGRGGILSTPAASCLIRKYHALGGIILSASHNPGGPNGDFGVKFNTSNGGPAPEKVTNQIYEYTQKIEAYCILEANDIDLDRLGPTRLGNMQVEVIDPVDDYAQLMQQLFDFDRLRELLTNGQFRMCFDAMNAVTGPYAHRILEEMLGAPAGTVIRGTPLEDFGGGHPDPNLVYARELVDLMFKEDGPDFGAASDGDGDRNMILGRQCFVSPSDSLALLTAYARLVPGYQAGLAGVARSMPTSQAVDRVAKKLGIACYETPTGWKFFGNLLDAGKVTLCGEESFGTGSNHVREKDGLWAVLFWLNILAVTGKSVADLVTQHWRQYGRNYYSRHDYEGVDSDRANAMMERLRERLPALVGTTRGRYTVQYADDFAYQDPIDGSLTTHQGIRIGFSDGSRLIFRLSGTGTQGATVRVYMERYEPDVTRLNLDPQVALADLIQIADQIAELRASTGMERPTVIT